A single Streptomyces sannanensis DNA region contains:
- a CDS encoding proline racemase family protein has translation MRTRHVFHAVDSHTEGMPTRVVTGGVGVIPGATMAERRLHFIENLDHIRTLLMYEPRGHSAMSGAILQPPTRPDADYGVLYIEVSGLLPMCGHGTIGVATVLVETGMVPVVEPVTTVRLDTPAGLVSVDVRVEDGAAKSVTLTNVPAFCVALDRKVEVPGHGTVTYDLAYGGNFYAFVQLDSLGLPFDRARKDDLLAAGLAVMDAINATDRPVHPENPEISGVKHVYLAAPGSDAVRSRHAMAIHPGWFDRSPCGTGTSARMAQLHARGELPLGRDFVNESFIGTEFTGRLIEETTVGGLPAVVPTVTGRAWITGTAQYFLDPSDPFPGGFLL, from the coding sequence CCACCATGGCCGAGCGCAGGCTGCACTTCATCGAAAACCTCGACCACATCCGCACCCTGCTGATGTACGAGCCGCGCGGCCACTCGGCCATGAGCGGCGCGATCCTCCAGCCGCCCACCCGGCCCGACGCCGACTACGGCGTGCTCTACATCGAGGTGTCCGGGCTGCTGCCGATGTGCGGACACGGGACCATAGGGGTCGCCACCGTGCTCGTCGAGACCGGCATGGTGCCGGTCGTGGAACCGGTCACCACGGTCCGCCTGGACACCCCGGCAGGACTGGTGAGCGTCGACGTGCGGGTCGAGGACGGCGCGGCGAAGTCCGTCACTCTCACCAACGTTCCGGCCTTCTGTGTCGCGCTCGACCGCAAAGTGGAAGTGCCGGGACACGGCACGGTCACCTATGACCTCGCCTACGGCGGCAACTTCTACGCCTTCGTCCAGCTCGACTCCCTCGGCCTGCCCTTCGACCGTGCCCGCAAGGACGACCTCCTTGCCGCCGGGCTCGCCGTCATGGACGCGATCAACGCCACCGACCGTCCCGTCCACCCCGAGAACCCGGAGATCAGCGGCGTCAAGCATGTCTATCTCGCGGCCCCCGGCTCCGACGCCGTCCGCTCCCGGCACGCCATGGCCATCCACCCTGGCTGGTTCGACCGATCGCCGTGCGGTACGGGCACCTCGGCCCGTATGGCACAGCTGCACGCCCGCGGCGAGCTCCCGCTCGGCCGCGACTTCGTCAATGAGTCCTTCATCGGTACCGAGTTCACCGGCCGCCTGATCGAGGAGACCACCGTCGGCGGACTGCCCGCGGTCGTCCCCACCGTCACCGGCCGGGCCTGGATCACCGGCACCGCCCAATACTTCCTGGATCCGAGCGATCCGTTCCCCGGAGGCTTCCTGCTGTGA